TGGCGTTGATTTATTTGTCATAGAAACTATGATGAGTTTGCAAGAAGCAAGAGCAGCCCTTATTGCAGTAAAAGAATCTTGTGACCTTCCTGTAATGGTAAGTATGACTTATGATGAAAGTGGCGTTACTTTATATGGGACAGATCCTTTAACAGCATTAATTACATTACAAAATTTAGGTGCTGACGCAGTTGGTATCAACTGTTCAACAGGTCCAGAAAAAATGATTCCTATTGTTGAAAAAATAAAACCACACGCCAAAGTGCCAATATTTATAAAGCCAAATGCAGGCCTTCCTAAAATGATTGATGGCACAGCAGTATATGATATGAAATCAGATACGTTTGCCAGCTATTGTAAAGAATTAATTGGTGTAGGGGCGAACATAATTGGCGGTTGCTGTGGGACAACACCTGAGTATATAAAAGAATTAAAAGATGAATTAGCAGGTCTTAAAACAATACTTCCTAATACAAAACAAGGGAGTTGTATCTCATCGGAAAGAAAAACAGTTGTGATTGACTTAGATAACGAAACAAGAATTGTAGGTGAAAGAATTAACCCTACAGGGAAAAAGCAATTACAAGCTGAGCTAAGAGAAGGCAGTTTAGATGAAGTAACAAGATTTGCATTAGAGCAAATTGAGATGGGCGCAACCATTTTAGATGTGAATGTAGGCATGAATGGTATTGATGAAAAAGAAATGATGGTTAGAGTGATTCAACATCTTAGCAGATTAGTAGATGTGCCTTTATGTATTGACTCGAGTCATATTGATGTCATAGAAGCAGCTTTAAGGGTTTATCCAGGTAGAGCTTTAGTGAATTCTATTTCCTTAGAAGAGGTAAAAATAAAAGAGTTGTTACCAATAGTGGCAAAATACGGAGCTATGTTTGTATTACTTCCTTTATCAGATAAAGGATTGCCAAAAAACATAGAAGAAAAGAAAGAAATCATACAGACTGTATTAGAAAAGGCGAAAGCATTCAATTATCAAAGAGAAGACATTGTTGTGGATGGATTGGTTACAACAGTAGCAACCAATGCCCTAGCAGCAAAAGAAACACTAGAAGTGATTAGGTTCTGTAAAGAGGATCTAGAAATGCCAACCATTGTAGGGCTATCCAATATTTCTTTTGGATTACCAAATAGAAGTTACTTAAACAGTGCTTTCTTAACAATGGCCATTGCAAGTGGATTAACAATGGCGATAGCCAATCCATCCTCTGAACTACTAATGATGGCAATGCATTCTTCAGATGTCTTGCAAAATAAAGATCCAGGCAGTATGAGATATATAAGAAAATCAAGTGAACAACAAGAAGAACAAGTTGCATTGGCATCCAATCAAGGAAAAGAAGTGAAAAATATTATCTTTGAAGCCGTTATAAAAGGGAATAAAGATAAGATTATTGAACTGATAAAAGAAGGGTTAAAAGAAGGCCATACGCCAAAACACATTATAGATACTTTTTTAATTCCTGCCATCAATAAAGTTGGAGAGTTATTTGACAAACAAATTTATTTCTTACCACAATTGATTGTAAGTGCAGAGACTATGAAAGCGGGTATTGAATTTCTTGAACCATTACTAAAAACTGGGGATTCAGAGGAAGAAGAGAAAAAACCAGTTGTTATTATGGCTACAGTAGAAGGGGATATTCACGATATCGGTAAAAATCTTGTGGTACTCATGCTTAAAAACTATGGTTTTAATGTTGTGGATCTAGGAAAAGATGTAAGTTGTGAAGCCATTGTTGAAGCTGCCATAGAATACAATGCTGATATTATTGGGTTATCTGCATTAATGACAACGACAATGATGCAGATGAAAAAGGTAGTTAAAGCCGTTGGTATGGAGAAATTAAAAGCAAAAGTGATTATTGGTGGGGCTGTTATTACTGAATCCTTTGCAGAAGAAATTGGAGCAGATGGATACTCTAAAGATGCTGCAGATGCAGTTAATCTAGTTAAAAGACTTTTGAATCAGTAAAAGAATTAATTAGGAAATAAGAGGTTATTAATTTAACTTATAAAACCATAAGTAATTTGATATTAAAAAAGCATTGACAAAAGTTTTAAATCTTGCTACAATACAACTAGTTTAAAATTAAATTAAAACATTGAGCAAGAAATGCTATGATGGAGACTTGAGATTTTATGGAATTGTATCAGAGAGCTGGTGGTTGGTGTGAACCAGTACAATAGTAAAATTTTAGATCACTCTGGAGCAGTGTCGCTGAACAAGTATTAGTAAGCGGTCAACGGTATGCCCCGTTACAGGCAAGGGTTTGATAGAACCTATATGAGTGGTCTTATTTTAATATAAGGCAATTAGGGTGGTAACGCGTGGTATATATCCTCGTCCCTACAGGTAAACTGTAGTGACGGGGTTTTTTATATATAAGGAATTGTTTTTCCTATATAAAAACATAAAGGGTCTATTTTATATAATAAAAATATAAAATGACCTACTAAGAAAATTCTAAGTCATCAAAGAAATTGCGTAAGAGATTTATTGAAAAGTATATAAAATAGTACTTTAAAAGGATTACGCTTTTCTTATGAAGCAAATGCTTTAGCAAATTAACCTTGTAACATAGCAAGTTGTTAAATCAATCTTTGTATTTACATATATTTACTGTGTTCAAGGAACAATTAATTAGAAGATGCGACAAAAAGTTAAGGAGGTGTTTGTATGAAAAGACTTGTATTATCTGTATTAGTGGCCAATCATTCAGGTGTTCTAAGTAGAGTTGCTGGCTTGTTTAGTCGAAGAGGTTACAATATTGATAGTTTATCAGTAGGCGTTACAAGTGATCCAGAAGTTTCAAGGATGACAATTGTTGCTCGTGGAGATGATCAAATATTAGAGCAAATCGTTAAACAGCTAAATAAACTGGTAGATGTTAAAAAAATAGTAGAATTACCTAGTGATGATGCGGTTTATAGAGAGCTAGCATTAATAAAAGTTAAAGCGACTGCAGATACAAGGTCTTCAATTATAGGAATAACTGATATTTTTAGAGCTAAAATAATTGATGTCGCAACAGAAGCACTTACCATTGAGATCACAGGTGATCAAAGCAAATTAGATGCATTAGTAGAACTGTTACAACCTTATGAAATTAAGGAAATTGTAAGAACAGGTCTAGCAGGCCTCAAAAGAGGAAATGAAAACATACAACACTATAAATAAAAATAAATTTAAAATTCTAGGAGGAACATTAAGATGGCAAAAATGTATTATGGAACAGATTGTAATTTAGGATTATTAGAAGGTAAAACAGTAGCAGTTATAGGTTATGGAAGTCAAGGGCATGCTCATGCATTAAATCTTCATGAGTCTGGTGTTAACGTTGTTGTAGGATTATACGAAGGAAGTAAATCTTGGGCACCAGCTGAAGCTGCTGGATTAAAAGTTGCAACAGCAGCAGA
The nucleotide sequence above comes from Natranaerovirga pectinivora. Encoded proteins:
- the ilvN gene encoding acetolactate synthase small subunit, whose protein sequence is MKRLVLSVLVANHSGVLSRVAGLFSRRGYNIDSLSVGVTSDPEVSRMTIVARGDDQILEQIVKQLNKLVDVKKIVELPSDDAVYRELALIKVKATADTRSSIIGITDIFRAKIIDVATEALTIEITGDQSKLDALVELLQPYEIKEIVRTGLAGLKRGNENIQHYK
- a CDS encoding homocysteine S-methyltransferase family protein, which codes for MTRNEFKSLIEKKEPILLDGASGTEFQKLGMPIGVCPEKWVLENADAVTMVQRKYVEAGSNIIYAPTFGANRFKLGDYGLEDKVVEMNLALVQVTQNATKGEALVAGNLSPTGEQIYPLGDRVLEEFIDVYKEQVKALVQGGVDLFVIETMMSLQEARAALIAVKESCDLPVMVSMTYDESGVTLYGTDPLTALITLQNLGADAVGINCSTGPEKMIPIVEKIKPHAKVPIFIKPNAGLPKMIDGTAVYDMKSDTFASYCKELIGVGANIIGGCCGTTPEYIKELKDELAGLKTILPNTKQGSCISSERKTVVIDLDNETRIVGERINPTGKKQLQAELREGSLDEVTRFALEQIEMGATILDVNVGMNGIDEKEMMVRVIQHLSRLVDVPLCIDSSHIDVIEAALRVYPGRALVNSISLEEVKIKELLPIVAKYGAMFVLLPLSDKGLPKNIEEKKEIIQTVLEKAKAFNYQREDIVVDGLVTTVATNALAAKETLEVIRFCKEDLEMPTIVGLSNISFGLPNRSYLNSAFLTMAIASGLTMAIANPSSELLMMAMHSSDVLQNKDPGSMRYIRKSSEQQEEQVALASNQGKEVKNIIFEAVIKGNKDKIIELIKEGLKEGHTPKHIIDTFLIPAINKVGELFDKQIYFLPQLIVSAETMKAGIEFLEPLLKTGDSEEEEKKPVVIMATVEGDIHDIGKNLVVLMLKNYGFNVVDLGKDVSCEAIVEAAIEYNADIIGLSALMTTTMMQMKKVVKAVGMEKLKAKVIIGGAVITESFAEEIGADGYSKDAADAVNLVKRLLNQ